One Xenopus tropicalis strain Nigerian chromosome 8, UCB_Xtro_10.0, whole genome shotgun sequence genomic window carries:
- the LOC116406821 gene encoding vomeronasal type-2 receptor 26-like — protein sequence MTLGFHIHDSWANEKKASSSTFSMLTGSSDYVPNYKCTQNRIPSAFIGHLLSSVSNVMYQLTGLYGFPQGELFATWILLGLNVREPRQEFWAIEGTRAYYRSNGDKAKSQRAGQGHNQKSSEVSYGAVDPAFSDRIRFPLFYRTVPSETVRFEVIIQLIKTFGWNWVGIVTSNDESYQKTSEKMRNEIVKNGFCVAFLVKIAENDYRTLHEARETIIQSTANVVILHSRLVILFNMFFKMNDRGNHVWLMLSPFPLSLSSLYLEMNLLLNGSIFIHFHHEAIPGLKDFLNKANPSEFPNDPFTAAVWLEVFACKVFANSSLYETCNANHTLKQYEMNGYDMSNFRLTYSMYIAVYAVAHALHAMYMDKASGGTILHSDKTTYGLMPIQLNRYLKKIHFKTPSGDEIFFNDKGEVPRHFDIINWNIFHNGTATSRPVGIFISSPSPELVMDEKAIFWAPQFYGIPISRCSASCPPGYRKAVMEGKQICCYGCVQCSEGEISSGPDMENCIKCPEDQWSNEKRSKCIMRTIDFLSYEDLLGIVLTTTALVLSSCTSAVFYIFIKYKKSPIVKANNQELSYILLLSLLVSFLCSLLFIGRPTKVTCLLRQAVFGIDFAICVSSILGKTVTVIIAFKATRPGSRLRNYVGVRVSKYILLLCTLPEVFICALWLIISPPFPDYDTHSATGKIILQCNEGSPSAFYIMVGYIALLAFVSFFVAYLARKLPDIFNEAQYITFSMLLFCSVWISFLLAYVSTTGKYLAAVEIFAILVSSAGLLGLIFIPKCYIIIIKPAVSTRCQLLE from the exons GGGGAGCTCTTCGCTACTTGGATCCTGCTAGGACTTAATGTAAGAGAACCGAGGCAAGAGTTCTGGGCAATCGAGGGAACCAGAGCATATTACAGAAGTAATGGGGATAAGGCGAAGTCACAGAGAGCAGGCCAAGGTCACAACCAGAAAAGTAGTGAG gtTAGTTATGGAGCTGTGGATCCTGCATTCAGCGACAGAATCCGCTTCCCATTATTCTATCGAACAGTGCCAAGTGAAACTGTCCGGTTTGAAGTCATTATCCAGCTCATCAAGACGTTTGGATGGAACTGGGTAGGAATTGTAACCTCTAATGATGAAAGTTACCAAAAGACCAGTGAAAAAATGAGGAACGAAATCGTTAAGAATGGATTCTGTGTAGCATTTCTAGTTAAAATTGCTGAAAATGATTATAGGACACTACATGAAGCTAGGGAAACCATAATACAGTCAACTGCCAATGTTGTTATACTTCACAGCAGACTCGTCATcttgtttaatatgttttttaaaatgaatgaccGTGGAAATCATGTATGGCTGATGCTATCGCCTTTCCCACTGTCTTTAAGTAGCCTATATTTGGAAATGAATCTCTTGCTAAATGGATCTATTTTTATTCACTTTCATCATGAAGCCATCCCAGGTCTAAAGGACTTCCTTAACAAGGCGAATCCTTCAGAGTTTCCCAATGATCCATTCACTGCTGCAGTTTGGTTAGAGGTGTTTGCATGCAAAGTCTTTGCTAACTCATCTTTATATGAAACATGTAATGCCAATCATACACTAAAGCAATATGAGATGAATGGATATGACATGTCTAACTTCAGactaacatacagtatgtacattgcTGTATATGCTGTGGCCCATGCTCTCCATGCTATGTATATGGATAAAGCCAGTGGTGGAACCATCTTGCATTCTGATAAAACAACATATGGACTGATGCCAATACAG TTAAATCGCTACCTgaagaaaatccattttaaaacaCCCTCTGGGGATGAAATATTCTTTAATGACAAAGGAGAAGTTCCAAGGCATTTTGATATCATTAATTGGAACATTTTCCATAATGGAACAGCAACTTCAAGACCTGTTGGAATCTTCATTTCATCTCCCTCTCCAGAACTTGTCATGGATGAAAAGGCCATCTTTTGGGCACCTCAGTTTTATGGG ATCCCTATCTCACGTTGCAGTGCCAGCTGCCCACCAGGCTACAGAAAAGCTGTCATGGAAGGAAAACAGATTTGCTGCTATGGGTGTGTTCAGTGCTCAGAAGGGGAAATATCTTCAGGACCAG ACATGGAAAATTGTATAAAATGTCCTGAAGACCAATGGTCCAATGAGAAAAGAAGTAAATGCATTATGCGCACCATTGACTTTCTCTCTTATGAGGACCTTCTAGGCATAGTCTTAACCACCACTGCTCTGGTTTTGTCTTCTTGCACATCTGCAGTTTTTTACATCTTCATAAAATACAAGAAGAGCCCCATTGTGAAAGCCAATAACCAGGAGCTCAGTTACATTCTGCTTCTTTCCCTCTTGGTGTCGTTCCTTTGTTCCTTACTATTTATTGGAAGGCCTACTAAAGTCACGTGTTTGTTGAGACAAGCTGTGTTTGGTATCGACTTTGCTATTTGTGTTTCTTCCATTTTAGGAAAAACTGTTACTGTTATTATTGCCTTTAAGGCTACTAGACCTGGAAGCAGACTGAGAAACTATGTTGGAGTTAGGGTATCTAAATATATTCTTCTACTATGTACACTTCCTGAGGTTTTCATCTGTGCACTTTGGCTCATAATCTCCCCCCCATTCCCTGACTATGACACTCACTCTGCAACAGGAAAGATCATTTTGCAGTGCAATGAGGGATCACCTAGTGCATTCTACATAATGGTTGGTTACATTGCCTTGTTGGCTTTTGTGAGTTTCTTTGTTGCTTATCTTGCCCGTAAATTACCAGACATATTTAATGAAGCACAATACATAACCTTCAGCATGTTGCTGTTCTGCAGTGTATGGATCTCCTTCCTCCTGGCCTATGTGAGCACCACAGGCAAATATTTAGCCGcggtggagatatttgccatccttGTTTCCAGTGCAGGACTCCTTGGTCTTATTTTTATCCCTAAATgttatattatcattattaaaccGGCAGTAAGCACTAGATGTCAATTATTAGAATAA